A region from the Gossypium hirsutum isolate 1008001.06 chromosome A08, Gossypium_hirsutum_v2.1, whole genome shotgun sequence genome encodes:
- the LOC121205032 gene encoding uncharacterized protein, which yields MFKWFEDGLNEDIRVFVGILELREFVTLVERACKAEELIKKGGKQVLSRGNKNQQNTTSRAQTYSVASVENGRPNKPECSQCGRRHFGEYRGNKSGCFKCESLDHFIRDCPEMKEREMKQEVKASSVPLRGRPQKNPRSGASSKGAARDTAVV from the exons ATGTTTAAgtggtttgaggatggcctcaatgaagacATTCGAGTGTTTGTTGGCATTTTAGAGCTACGGGAATTTGTAACActtgttgaaagagcctgtaaggccgaagAGCTAATAAAGAAAGGAGGAAAGCAGGTTTTGAGTCGCGG AAACAAGAACCAGCAGAACACGACATCTAGAGCCCAGACTTATTCGGTCGCAAGTGTCGAAAATGGTCGACCAAATAAACCAGAGTGTTCGCAATGTGGAAGACGTCACTTTGGCGAATACCGAGGAAACAAAAGTGGCTGCTTCAAGTGTGAGTCACTAGACCACTTTATCCGTGATTGTCCTGAGATGAAAGAAAGAGAAatgaagcaagaagtgaaggcaAGTAGTGTACcgttgaggggtagaccacaaaagaaccctaGGAGTGGGGCTAGCAGTAAGGGTGCGGCAAGAGATACCGCAGTTGTCTGA